A region of Leclercia adecarboxylata DNA encodes the following proteins:
- a CDS encoding NAD(P)/FAD-dependent oxidoreductase produces the protein MTEHTTSYYADSANPHEPYPTLSESITCDVCVVGGGYTGLSSALHLAEMGFDVVVLEAARIGYGASGRNGGQLVNSYSRDIDVIERTYGPDTARMLGDMMFEGGNIIRERIKRYQIQCDYRPGGLFVALNNKQLDTLEEQKENWERYGNNQLELLDARAIRREVDSDRYAGALLDHSGGHIHPLNLALGEADAIRLNGGRVFEQSPVTRIQHTSPAVVSTAQGQVTARYVIVAGNAYLGDKLEPELAKRSMPCGTQVVTTAPLSEDLARSLIPKNYCVEDCNYLLDYYRLTADNRLLYGGGVVYGARDPADVERLVMPKLLKTFPQLQGVKIDYRWTGNFLLTLSRMPQFGRLDNNIYYMQGYSGHGVTCTHLAGRLIAELLSGDAQRFDAFANLPHYPFPGGRSLRIPFTAMGAAYYSLRDRLGM, from the coding sequence ATGACCGAACATACCACCAGTTATTACGCAGACAGCGCCAACCCGCATGAACCCTATCCGACGCTGAGCGAATCCATCACCTGCGACGTCTGCGTCGTCGGTGGCGGCTATACCGGCCTCTCTTCCGCCCTGCATCTGGCGGAAATGGGCTTTGACGTTGTCGTGCTGGAGGCGGCGCGGATCGGCTATGGCGCCAGCGGGCGCAACGGCGGCCAGCTGGTTAACTCCTACAGCCGCGACATCGACGTGATAGAGCGAACCTACGGCCCGGACACCGCCAGAATGCTCGGCGACATGATGTTCGAAGGCGGGAACATCATTCGCGAACGCATCAAACGCTACCAGATCCAGTGCGACTACCGTCCCGGCGGCCTGTTCGTGGCGCTCAACAACAAGCAGCTCGATACGCTGGAAGAGCAAAAGGAGAACTGGGAGCGCTACGGCAACAACCAGCTGGAGCTGCTGGATGCCCGCGCGATCCGTCGCGAAGTGGACAGCGATCGCTACGCGGGTGCCCTGCTGGATCACAGCGGCGGCCATATTCATCCCCTGAACCTGGCCCTCGGTGAAGCCGACGCTATCCGTCTGAACGGCGGAAGGGTGTTTGAACAATCCCCGGTGACCCGCATTCAGCACACCAGCCCGGCGGTGGTAAGTACCGCCCAGGGCCAGGTGACGGCACGCTATGTGATCGTCGCCGGCAACGCCTATCTGGGCGATAAGCTGGAGCCTGAGCTGGCGAAGCGCAGCATGCCCTGCGGGACCCAGGTGGTCACCACCGCGCCGCTCTCTGAGGATCTTGCCCGCTCGCTGATCCCGAAAAACTACTGCGTCGAAGACTGTAACTATCTGCTGGATTACTACCGTCTGACCGCCGACAACCGCCTGCTCTACGGTGGAGGGGTGGTCTATGGCGCCCGCGATCCTGCCGACGTGGAGCGGCTGGTGATGCCCAAACTGCTGAAAACCTTCCCGCAGCTGCAGGGGGTGAAAATTGACTATCGCTGGACCGGCAACTTCCTGCTGACGCTGTCGCGGATGCCGCAGTTTGGCCGCCTCGATAACAACATCTATTACATGCAGGGCTACAGCGGTCACGGCGTGACCTGTACCCATCTGGCGGGGCGGCTGATTGCCGAGCTGCTGAGCGGGGATGCGCAGCGCTTTGACGCCTTCGCGAATCTGCCGCACTACCCCTTCCCGGGTGGCCGGAGCCTGCGTATTCCCTTCACCGCGATGGGGGCGGCTTACTACAGCCTGCGCGATCGTCTCGGTATGTAA
- the puuE gene encoding 4-aminobutyrate transaminase: MSNNEFHQRRLSATPRGVGVMCNFFARSAENATLTDVEGNDYIDFAAGIAVLNTGHRHPEMVAAVEEQLHHFTHTAYQIVPYESYVTLAEKLNELAPVRGPAKTAFFTTGAEAVENAVKIARAHTGRPGVIAFSGGFHGRTYMTMALTGKVAPYKIGFGPFPGSVYHVPYPSALHGITTQDAVAAIERLFKADIEATQVAAIIFEPVQGEGGFNVAPPELVAAIRRICDEHSIVMIADEVQSGFARTGKLFAMDHYADKPDLMTMAKSLAGGMPLSGVVGNAQIMDAPAPGGLGGTYAGNPLAVAAAHAVLKIIDSEGLCARAQQLGERLAATLEESKAWCPGLVAVRGVGSMIAAEFNDPDSGQPSAALAQAIQKKALEQGLLLLTCGQYGNVIRFLYPLTIPEAQFNQALTILQQVTRG, from the coding sequence ATGAGTAACAATGAATTCCATCAGCGTCGTCTTTCCGCCACCCCACGTGGCGTGGGCGTGATGTGTAACTTCTTCGCCCGTTCAGCGGAAAACGCCACGCTGACCGACGTGGAGGGGAATGACTATATCGATTTCGCCGCCGGGATCGCGGTGCTGAACACCGGCCATCGCCACCCGGAGATGGTGGCGGCGGTTGAAGAGCAACTGCACCACTTCACCCACACGGCCTACCAGATCGTCCCTTACGAGAGCTATGTGACGCTGGCGGAGAAGCTGAACGAACTGGCCCCGGTACGCGGCCCGGCCAAAACGGCGTTCTTTACGACCGGCGCCGAAGCGGTTGAAAACGCGGTCAAAATCGCCCGCGCCCACACCGGTCGTCCCGGGGTTATCGCCTTCAGCGGCGGGTTCCATGGCCGTACCTACATGACCATGGCCCTGACCGGCAAAGTCGCCCCGTACAAAATCGGATTTGGTCCTTTCCCGGGCTCGGTCTATCACGTGCCTTACCCGTCAGCGCTGCATGGCATCACCACGCAGGATGCCGTCGCGGCCATCGAACGTCTGTTTAAAGCGGATATCGAGGCGACGCAGGTAGCAGCCATTATTTTCGAACCGGTGCAGGGCGAAGGCGGGTTCAACGTCGCGCCACCTGAGCTGGTGGCGGCCATCCGCCGCATCTGCGATGAGCACAGTATCGTAATGATTGCCGATGAGGTGCAAAGCGGCTTCGCCCGCACCGGCAAGCTGTTCGCGATGGATCATTACGCTGACAAACCCGACCTGATGACCATGGCGAAAAGTCTGGCGGGCGGGATGCCGCTCTCCGGCGTGGTGGGTAACGCGCAGATCATGGATGCGCCAGCCCCGGGCGGACTGGGGGGAACCTACGCCGGTAATCCGCTGGCCGTGGCCGCCGCGCACGCGGTGCTGAAGATCATCGACAGTGAGGGGTTGTGCGCCCGTGCCCAGCAGCTGGGTGAACGCCTCGCCGCTACGCTCGAGGAGAGCAAAGCCTGGTGCCCTGGACTTGTGGCGGTACGCGGAGTGGGCTCGATGATCGCCGCGGAGTTCAACGATCCCGACAGCGGCCAGCCCTCTGCCGCACTGGCGCAAGCCATCCAGAAGAAAGCGCTGGAGCAGGGCCTGCTGCTGCTGACCTGCGGTCAGTATGGCAACGTGATCCGCTTCCTCTATCCGCTGACCATCCCGGAGGCGCAGTTCAACCAGGCGCTGACGATTTTACAGCAGGTCACGCGCGGTTAA
- a CDS encoding Hcp family type VI secretion system effector, which produces MAIPAYLFLKDDGGALIKGSSDVRDREGSVEVIGFSHRLYTPTDNNTGRITGNRIHGSFIIEKEFDSSSTYLYKAVATGQTLKSAELKWYKINDGGQEVEYFNMLLENVKVVSVAPIMHDCKDPATLHQNHIEQVEFRYEKITWKHCDGNLIFSDSWNERKTA; this is translated from the coding sequence ATGGCTATACCCGCGTACTTATTTTTAAAGGATGATGGCGGTGCGTTAATCAAAGGATCGTCTGACGTACGGGATCGTGAAGGCAGTGTGGAGGTTATTGGTTTTAGTCACCGATTATATACCCCAACCGATAACAATACGGGAAGGATTACAGGCAATCGTATCCACGGTTCTTTTATCATCGAAAAAGAGTTTGATAGCTCATCAACGTACCTGTATAAAGCGGTCGCCACCGGACAAACATTAAAATCCGCAGAATTAAAATGGTACAAAATCAATGATGGCGGGCAGGAGGTTGAGTACTTCAATATGTTACTTGAGAATGTCAAAGTTGTCTCCGTTGCTCCCATAATGCATGACTGTAAAGATCCTGCCACTCTCCACCAAAACCATATCGAGCAAGTCGAATTTCGTTACGAAAAAATCACGTGGAAGCACTGTGATGGTAATCTTATTTTTTCAGATTCATGGAATGAACGTAAAACGGCATAA
- a CDS encoding polymorphic toxin type 44 domain-containing protein translates to MAIIPIMPPGGFSLLRKNIMEAKALGMCRGMATPTTYYWFYNKVRNGGPWDYKQKNRLWADFGNFNYGATGYVSGIPPAILLKGAGFAQSRAGTSNVEEWGHWWEIPPYGDDPEDQKWIKQGIDYAIQHGY, encoded by the coding sequence ATGGCTATTATTCCAATCATGCCTCCCGGTGGTTTTTCCCTGTTGCGCAAAAATATAATGGAAGCCAAAGCACTGGGAATGTGCAGAGGCATGGCGACCCCAACCACTTATTACTGGTTTTATAATAAAGTCAGAAATGGCGGTCCGTGGGATTACAAACAGAAAAACAGGTTATGGGCAGATTTCGGCAATTTTAATTATGGTGCTACAGGCTATGTAAGCGGCATACCCCCTGCAATTTTATTAAAGGGTGCGGGATTTGCGCAGTCCAGAGCAGGCACATCCAATGTAGAAGAGTGGGGGCACTGGTGGGAAATACCTCCCTACGGAGACGATCCAGAAGATCAGAAATGGATAAAGCAAGGTATTGATTATGCGATACAGCACGGTTATTAA
- a CDS encoding glycosyl hydrolase family 8, producing MWQRAKIVVLALGLIVSQQVFATSAWDSYKARFLMPDGRIIDTGNNSVSHTEGQGFAMMMAVRNNDRAGFDKIWTWTKKNLQNPQTGLFYWRFNPVAADPVMDKNNATDGDTFIAWALLKAGTQWNDSSYLNASDAITKELVARNVISFAGYRVMLPGAKGFNLNSHVNLNPSYFIFPAWEDFAKRSHLTVWRDLINDGQKLLVKMRFGDTQLPADWVSLSADGRVTPAKEWPARFSYDAIRVPLYVKWYQPTSPLMAPYTAYWGRFSRTQTPAWVNVTTGDPAPYMMAGGLLAVRDLAMGQLPAGEPQITAQEDYYSASLKMLVSLAR from the coding sequence ATGTGGCAGCGAGCTAAAATCGTGGTTCTGGCGCTGGGGCTGATAGTCAGCCAGCAGGTCTTTGCCACAAGCGCATGGGACAGTTACAAGGCGCGGTTTTTGATGCCGGACGGTCGCATCATTGATACCGGCAACAACAGCGTGAGCCACACCGAGGGGCAGGGCTTCGCCATGATGATGGCGGTGCGCAACAACGATCGCGCCGGTTTTGACAAAATCTGGACCTGGACCAAAAAGAACCTGCAAAATCCGCAGACGGGGCTGTTCTACTGGCGCTTTAACCCGGTGGCTGCCGATCCGGTTATGGATAAAAACAACGCCACCGACGGCGATACCTTTATCGCCTGGGCGCTGTTAAAGGCGGGCACCCAGTGGAACGACAGCAGCTATCTGAACGCGTCGGACGCTATTACCAAAGAGCTGGTGGCCCGCAACGTCATCAGCTTTGCTGGCTATCGCGTGATGTTGCCTGGAGCGAAAGGCTTTAACCTCAACAGCCATGTGAATCTGAACCCGTCGTACTTTATCTTCCCGGCGTGGGAAGATTTCGCGAAGCGCAGCCATCTGACGGTGTGGCGTGACCTGATTAACGACGGGCAGAAGCTGCTGGTGAAAATGCGCTTCGGCGACACCCAGCTCCCGGCGGACTGGGTTTCACTCTCTGCCGACGGTCGCGTCACCCCGGCCAAAGAGTGGCCTGCGCGCTTCAGCTACGACGCGATCCGCGTGCCGCTGTACGTGAAGTGGTATCAGCCAACCAGCCCGCTGATGGCGCCCTATACCGCGTACTGGGGACGATTCTCCCGCACCCAGACGCCTGCTTGGGTGAATGTCACCACAGGCGATCCGGCACCCTATATGATGGCGGGCGGGTTACTGGCGGTGCGTGATCTGGCGATGGGCCAACTCCCGGCGGGCGAGCCGCAGATCACGGCGCAGGAGGATTATTACTCCGCGAGTCTGAAGATGCTGGTGTCGCTGGCAAGATAA
- the bcsD gene encoding cellulose biosynthesis protein BcsD, with protein sequence MNDQQLLQYYQHQQSQSGWFALIHVMIESMVANVGEAQSRSFLVQMGDSLGERFPLGLAHTVGELEGQINARLAAFNWGYIDIDASDTALRICHTALPVPPEEAKQMAWNHAFSAVLEGLYARWLREQGGKSHVSLWREASPSATVIHFRYQNNQ encoded by the coding sequence ATGAATGATCAACAGCTTTTGCAGTATTACCAGCATCAACAGTCGCAGTCGGGCTGGTTTGCGCTGATCCACGTGATGATTGAGAGTATGGTGGCCAACGTCGGCGAGGCGCAGAGCCGCTCGTTCCTCGTGCAGATGGGCGACTCGCTGGGCGAGCGCTTCCCGCTGGGGCTGGCGCACACGGTGGGCGAGCTCGAAGGGCAGATCAACGCCCGGCTCGCGGCCTTTAACTGGGGCTATATTGATATCGACGCCAGCGACACGGCGCTGCGCATCTGCCACACTGCGCTCCCGGTACCGCCGGAAGAGGCAAAACAGATGGCGTGGAACCACGCCTTCAGCGCGGTGCTGGAAGGGCTCTACGCCCGCTGGCTGCGCGAACAGGGCGGAAAATCACACGTATCGCTGTGGCGGGAGGCATCCCCCTCGGCTACGGTTATCCATTTCAGATACCAAAATAATCAATAA
- a CDS encoding cellulose biosynthesis protein BcsC, which translates to MENKNKTARHLPVLCLFSGLALGGIQGAQAADAAQSANNPALKALFDQANYWHEKSHDNLAMESLKKVLMVDPNNTQALYLMALWSQQAGDVKGAAQWRERLTAVSPQDANLQALDNAKQMQQVPRGQLELARQQARSGNIPAALATWQSLFTGNQPPPSLAPEYYLTMAGDKSLYPQAVSELRQLRVQYPQDNNVKIALGKVLTYQENTRREGMNILQDLASGSQDADKSLRQALLWLGPQAGDEAYYQTYLQRHPTDTAVQDYFRKSIGGAAKGEGYVALNSGNTDTARSQFEQVLKANPEDADALAGMGYVALRKGDYAAGAQYLNRAASLGGAASEERKQQAQDAEFYGQLAQAQAAYKQGNVSQALALSAPLAQRSGEQGAAAKLFRADVQRHNKDYTSAEQTLRGLLNEQPNNGSARENLYYVLREQNKTAEAQAMLQTLPASLQARLQPRVSGGNPTDPLRRQAQQAAASGDQMRAIALLQQGTARYPSDPWLRLDLARLLQKQGRSAEAANAMAPAFRPNASNSELYAAALFASENNAWQQSQTLLSRIPASSQNSDMRELSQRVNYNLQMNVAERYLASGDRTAAANTLKALAARPPQSPADAGKLARMLAQSGDVTTAVSVVHDNMRRGVQGNAGDYADQVAVLNQAGLGGEAQAWLANPELQSRSTPTQLASIRNGYVINEADRLRTQGNYAAAYDKLIRAMQNDPQNTDLMFAMARVYQSGKMNKEAGVVYDYLMTRDTPQQDARAGAIDVALASKNVDKAKQLSTGLTNDGTPERLLLLARVSEAEGNHQQAMSYLRTARGKLLGLQDNSGETAPMLGGLALADNPFVGTSSTGAVADSPSLYGQAMPWQVAQLARNPQTAPPGTVRTDLPVETAQAGTLRQVDNMMEMLVDKTATWARGSTALRARDGEEGLSKLTEIKAPLQWSTVPFGDSRLDVNVTPISLDAGTSSDESSRRFGTGALIQGGVAEELYNASTTTPPELPNIDKIKVPSQGSQSAQGVEVAMALTGDQYKIDVGSTPLGQDLNTVVGGIQWSPQLTDYLKLVLTGERRAVVDSLLSYVGVEDKYSGKKWGQVTKNGGSAQLSYDNTDAGFYAGVGVYDYVGENVPSNTSVNGSAGVYFRPYYAADRELKAGINMNYMNFDKNLSYFSYGQGGYFSPQDYISVSFPVDYTQKYDNWKLGLGASIGYQSYSQDESPYFPTDSAMQRQLEDYVSRGFAKEAFYSGKSENGLGYNLRASTDYKLNKDMTIGGQIGYDTFGDYNESSANIYFRYLLGNK; encoded by the coding sequence ATGGAAAATAAAAACAAAACCGCCAGACATCTGCCTGTGCTGTGCCTGTTCAGCGGGCTGGCGCTCGGGGGAATTCAGGGTGCCCAGGCGGCGGATGCCGCGCAGTCGGCCAATAACCCGGCGCTGAAAGCCCTGTTCGACCAGGCGAACTACTGGCACGAAAAGTCTCACGATAACCTGGCGATGGAATCGCTGAAAAAAGTGCTGATGGTGGACCCTAATAACACCCAGGCGCTGTACCTGATGGCCTTATGGTCACAGCAGGCCGGTGACGTGAAGGGGGCGGCCCAATGGCGCGAGCGCTTAACGGCGGTCTCGCCGCAGGATGCAAATCTGCAGGCGCTGGATAACGCGAAGCAGATGCAGCAGGTGCCGCGCGGGCAGCTGGAGCTGGCCCGTCAGCAGGCGCGCAGCGGCAACATTCCTGCCGCCCTTGCCACCTGGCAGAGCCTGTTTACCGGCAACCAGCCGCCGCCGAGCCTGGCCCCGGAATACTATCTGACCATGGCCGGGGACAAATCACTCTATCCGCAGGCGGTGAGCGAGCTGCGTCAGCTGCGCGTGCAGTATCCGCAGGATAACAACGTCAAAATTGCGCTGGGCAAAGTGCTGACCTATCAGGAGAACACCCGCCGTGAAGGGATGAACATCCTGCAGGATCTGGCGAGCGGCAGCCAGGATGCGGATAAATCCCTGCGTCAGGCCCTGCTGTGGCTGGGGCCGCAGGCGGGCGACGAAGCCTATTACCAGACCTATCTGCAACGCCATCCCACTGATACGGCGGTGCAGGACTATTTCCGTAAAAGCATCGGCGGGGCGGCAAAAGGCGAAGGCTATGTGGCGCTGAACAGCGGCAATACCGACACCGCCCGCAGCCAGTTTGAGCAGGTGCTGAAAGCGAACCCGGAAGATGCCGACGCGCTGGCCGGGATGGGCTACGTTGCCCTGCGCAAGGGCGACTACGCCGCAGGGGCGCAGTACCTGAACCGTGCAGCAAGCCTCGGCGGCGCGGCCTCTGAGGAGCGCAAGCAGCAGGCGCAGGATGCCGAGTTCTACGGCCAGCTGGCGCAGGCGCAGGCGGCTTACAAGCAGGGCAACGTCAGCCAGGCGCTGGCCCTGAGCGCACCTCTGGCCCAGCGCAGCGGCGAGCAGGGGGCGGCGGCGAAGCTGTTCCGCGCCGATGTCCAGCGGCATAACAAAGATTACACCTCGGCGGAACAGACCCTGCGCGGCCTGCTGAACGAGCAGCCAAACAACGGCTCTGCCCGGGAAAACCTCTACTACGTCCTGCGCGAGCAGAATAAAACCGCCGAAGCCCAGGCGATGTTGCAGACCCTGCCGGCCAGCCTGCAGGCGAGGCTCCAGCCGCGCGTCTCCGGCGGCAATCCGACCGATCCGCTGCGTCGTCAGGCCCAGCAGGCGGCGGCCAGCGGCGATCAGATGCGCGCCATCGCCCTGTTGCAGCAGGGAACGGCCCGCTATCCGTCCGATCCCTGGCTGCGACTTGATTTAGCCCGTCTCCTGCAGAAGCAGGGGCGCAGCGCGGAGGCGGCCAACGCCATGGCTCCGGCGTTCCGTCCGAACGCCAGCAACAGCGAACTCTATGCCGCCGCGCTGTTCGCCAGCGAAAACAACGCCTGGCAGCAGTCGCAGACGCTGCTGTCGCGCATTCCGGCCTCCAGCCAGAACAGCGATATGCGCGAGCTGTCCCAGCGGGTGAACTACAACCTGCAGATGAACGTCGCCGAGCGCTATCTGGCGTCGGGAGATCGTACTGCGGCGGCCAACACCCTGAAAGCGCTGGCGGCGCGTCCACCGCAGAGCCCGGCGGATGCCGGCAAGCTGGCGCGGATGCTGGCCCAGAGCGGGGACGTCACCACCGCGGTGAGCGTGGTCCACGACAACATGCGCCGTGGCGTGCAGGGTAACGCCGGGGATTATGCCGATCAGGTGGCGGTGCTCAACCAGGCGGGACTGGGCGGCGAAGCCCAGGCCTGGCTTGCCAACCCGGAGCTGCAGTCGCGCAGTACCCCAACCCAGCTGGCGAGCATTCGTAACGGCTACGTGATCAACGAGGCCGATCGTCTGCGCACCCAGGGCAACTACGCTGCGGCCTACGACAAGCTGATCCGCGCCATGCAGAACGATCCGCAGAACACCGATCTGATGTTTGCCATGGCGCGCGTCTATCAGTCCGGGAAGATGAACAAAGAGGCGGGGGTGGTCTATGACTACCTGATGACCCGCGACACGCCGCAGCAGGATGCCCGCGCCGGGGCGATTGACGTGGCGCTGGCCAGCAAAAACGTCGATAAGGCGAAGCAGCTGAGCACCGGGCTGACCAACGACGGCACGCCGGAACGCCTGCTGCTGCTGGCCCGGGTCTCCGAGGCCGAAGGTAACCATCAGCAGGCGATGAGCTATCTGCGCACCGCGCGCGGCAAGCTGCTCGGCCTGCAGGATAACAGCGGTGAAACCGCCCCGATGCTGGGCGGTCTGGCCTTAGCCGACAACCCGTTTGTCGGCACTTCCAGTACCGGCGCGGTGGCGGATTCCCCGTCGCTCTACGGCCAGGCGATGCCGTGGCAGGTGGCCCAGCTGGCGCGTAATCCACAGACCGCGCCGCCGGGCACCGTGCGCACCGATCTGCCGGTAGAAACCGCTCAGGCCGGGACGCTGCGCCAGGTGGATAACATGATGGAGATGCTGGTGGATAAAACCGCCACCTGGGCCCGGGGTTCAACCGCCCTGCGCGCGCGTGACGGTGAAGAGGGGCTCAGCAAGCTGACCGAAATCAAGGCGCCGCTGCAGTGGTCCACCGTGCCGTTCGGCGACTCTCGTCTGGACGTGAACGTCACGCCGATCAGCCTCGATGCGGGCACCTCGTCCGACGAATCCAGCCGCCGGTTTGGTACCGGGGCGCTGATCCAGGGTGGGGTTGCCGAGGAGCTGTATAACGCCTCCACCACCACGCCGCCTGAGCTGCCGAACATCGACAAGATCAAGGTGCCGTCCCAGGGCTCGCAAAGCGCCCAGGGTGTGGAAGTGGCGATGGCCCTCACCGGGGATCAGTACAAAATTGATGTCGGCTCCACGCCGCTGGGCCAGGATCTGAATACCGTTGTCGGTGGGATCCAGTGGTCGCCGCAGCTGACGGACTACCTCAAGCTGGTGCTCACCGGCGAGCGTCGCGCGGTGGTGGACAGCCTGCTCTCCTATGTCGGTGTGGAAGATAAATACAGCGGCAAGAAGTGGGGTCAGGTCACCAAAAACGGCGGCAGCGCGCAGCTGAGCTACGACAATACCGATGCGGGCTTCTACGCCGGAGTTGGCGTCTATGACTACGTCGGGGAGAACGTGCCGAGCAACACCAGCGTCAACGGCTCAGCGGGGGTCTATTTCCGCCCTTACTACGCCGCCGATCGCGAGCTGAAAGCCGGCATCAACATGAACTACATGAACTTCGACAAAAACCTGAGCTACTTCAGCTACGGGCAGGGGGGCTACTTCAGCCCGCAGGACTACATCAGCGTCTCCTTCCCGGTGGATTACACCCAGAAATACGACAACTGGAAGCTGGGGCTAGGGGCGTCGATTGGTTATCAGTCCTACTCTCAGGACGAGAGCCCGTACTTCCCGACGGATTCCGCGATGCAGCGCCAGCTGGAAGATTACGTCTCACGCGGTTTTGCCAAAGAGGCGTTTTACAGTGGCAAAAGCGAGAACGGTCTGGGCTACAACCTGCGCGCGTCAACGGACTACAAGCTGAACAAAGATATGACCATCGGCGGGCAGATCGGGTATGACACCTTCGGTGATTACAACGAAAGTAGCGCCAATATCTACTTCCGCTACCTTCTGGGGAACAAGTGA